A genomic stretch from Aedes albopictus strain Foshan chromosome 2, AalbF5, whole genome shotgun sequence includes:
- the LOC109404277 gene encoding adult-specific cuticular protein ACP-20-like encodes MFKIVLVLVLAVAAVSAQWEGGYGGDHHHHHEEHHSHPKYKFEYGVKDHKTGDHKSQWEHRDGDVVKGQYTLHEADGTERIVEYTSDKHHGFQAHVKRVGHAHHPQVYGHHEGGYGGGEGSFGGHGHEHGHASSYANSNLHSYHH; translated from the exons ATGTTTAAG ATTGTTCTAGTGTTGGTTTTGGCAGTAGCGGCCGTTTCCGCTCAATGGGAGGGTGGCTATGGAGGTGATCACCATCATCACCATGAGGAACACCATTCGCATCCCAAGTATAAGTTCGAGTACGGCGTCAAGGATCATAAGACCGGAGATCACAAGAGCCAGTGGGAACACCGCGATGGAGACGTTGTGAAGGGACAGTACACGCTGCATGAAGCTGATGGAACTGAGCGCATTGTCGAATACACTTCCGACAAGCATCATGGATTCCAGGCGCACGTGAAACGCGTTGGTCATGCTCATCATCCACAGGTTTATGGACACCATGAGGGTGGCTACGGAGGCGGTGAGGGATCGTTCGGAGGACACGGACACGAGCATGGTCATGCCAGCAGCTATGCCAACTCGAACCTGCATTCTTATCATCACTGA